The genomic segment GCCTCCCGCTGTCCGACGCGATGCGCAAGTTCCCCGGGATCTTCGACCGGTTGTACGTCTACCTCGTCAAGGCGGGGGAGGTGTCGGGCAACCTCGACGGCATCCTCGAGCGCGTCGCGGGGTACCTGGAGAAGCAGGCGGAGTTGCGCGGCAAGATCCGGAGTGCGCTCACGTACCCCGCGGTCGTGCTCGTCATCGCGGTCGGCGTGACGTTCTTCCTCCTGACCGGCATCGTGCCGCAGTTCGCGCAGATCCTCACGTCGTTGGGCGGCGAGATGCCGCTCATCACGCAGGTGTTGATCGCGATCAGCGAGTTCCTGCAGAACGCCTGGTGGCTGCTCGTCCTCGCCGTCGTCGCGGTCGTGGTGGGGATCCGCCTGTGGCGCCGCACCGACGGGGGGCGGCACGCCACCGACCGGGTCCTGTTGCGCCTCCCGGTGTTCGGGACGTTGATCCAGAAGACCGCGATCGCGAACTTCTCGAACACGTTCGGGTTGCTGCTGCAGAGCGGCGTGAACATCGTCGAGGCGCTCGACATCACGAAGGGCACCGCCGGCAATGCGGTCATCGAGGACATCCTCGAGGAGGCCAAGGGGGCGGTGCAGCGCGGGGAGCAGATCAGCGCCACGCTGTCGCGGCACCCGCGCGTGTTCCCGCCGCTGGTGTCGTCGATGACCGCGATCGGGGAGGAGACCGGCGCGGTGGACGCGATGATGCGGAAGATCGCGTCGTTCTACGAGCGCGAGGTCGACGAGGCGGTCGCCAGCCTCACGGCGGCCCTCGAACCGCTGTTGATCGTGTTCCTGGGCGTGGTCGTCGGCTTCATCGTCGCCGGCATGTTCATCCCGATGTTCTCCATCATGGGGCAGTTGAGTTGACCCGCCGCCCCGGCGCACGGCGTACGCTGACGCCGTGACCTCCCCGTCCCGCGACCTCGCCCCCGACGTCCTGCGCGGCTTCGCGCTGCTGGGCATCATCGTCGTCAACGTCGCGTTCTTCGCGACCGACGTCGCGAACGGCGTGACCGCCGACGCGCTCCGCACGTCCGCCGACGCCGCCGCCGCGTTCCTCGTGCACGCGTTCGCGCAGGGGAAGTTCTACCTGGTGTTCGCGTTCCTGTTCGGGTACGCCACGCGCTACGCCCTGCGGCGCGGCGCGGACGCCGTCCCGCGGTGGCGTGGCCGGTCGCTGGCGTTGATGGTCTTCGGGGCGGCGCACGCGGTGCTGGCGTTCATCGGGGACATCCTGTTCGTCTACGGCGTCCTCGGGCTCCTCCTCACGCCGCTGTTGTTCCGGCCGCCCGAGGTCCTCCGCCGCCGGACGCGGGCGTCGTTCGCCGTCGCCACCGTCCTGCTGG from the Trueperaceae bacterium genome contains:
- a CDS encoding type II secretion system F family protein, whose amino-acid sequence is MPTFEYKARDRSGKVVAATMEAATQRDVAAKLREKGLFVAEIKAPGTGLNTEIKLPKWLDVGNRPGIRDVTIFSRQFATVIAAGLPVVQSLTILQRQADKEGFADALKKVREDVETGLPLSDAMRKFPGIFDRLYVYLVKAGEVSGNLDGILERVAGYLEKQAELRGKIRSALTYPAVVLVIAVGVTFFLLTGIVPQFAQILTSLGGEMPLITQVLIAISEFLQNAWWLLVLAVVAVVVGIRLWRRTDGGRHATDRVLLRLPVFGTLIQKTAIANFSNTFGLLLQSGVNIVEALDITKGTAGNAVIEDILEEAKGAVQRGEQISATLSRHPRVFPPLVSSMTAIGEETGAVDAMMRKIASFYEREVDEAVASLTAALEPLLIVFLGVVVGFIVAGMFIPMFSIMGQLS